The Achromobacter deleyi genome has a window encoding:
- a CDS encoding phage holin family protein: protein MTLILVWILNAVALLAVAYLLPGITVASFGSALIAALVLGLVNMLVKPVLVLLTLPITIVTLGLFLVVINALLFWFVGSVLKGFQVNGFWWAVGGAILYSIISGLLTKLIP from the coding sequence GCCCTGCTGGCCGTTGCCTACCTGCTGCCCGGCATCACGGTGGCCAGTTTCGGATCGGCGCTCATCGCCGCGCTGGTGCTGGGCCTGGTGAACATGCTGGTCAAGCCGGTTCTGGTGTTGCTGACGCTGCCCATCACGATCGTCACCCTTGGTCTCTTCCTCGTTGTCATCAACGCCTTGTTGTTCTGGTTCGTGGGCTCCGTGCTCAAGGGCTTCCAGGTCAACGGGTTCTGGTGGGCCGTGGGCGGTGCAATCCTGTACAGCATCATCTCTGGCTTGCTTACCAAACTGATTCCCTAA
- the metF gene encoding methylenetetrahydrofolate reductase [NAD(P)H] yields the protein MSDSISPAFSLEFFPPRDLAGQERLVRAAKQMLAIQPKYVSVTFGAGGSTRAGTADAVRTLRNLGCDAAPHLSCVGATRQDLRDILQIYKNEGVRRVVALRGDLPSGMGGDAGELRYANELVSFIREETGDWFHIEVAAYPEMHPQASSPSADLDHFVAKVKAGADAAITQYFFNADAYFDFVDRAHAKGVNVPIVPGIMPITNHTQLLRFSEMCGAEVPRWIRLRLAEFGDDKASIRAFGVDVVTELCQTLLDNGAPGLHFYTLNHAEAPLAVWKELSR from the coding sequence ATGTCCGATTCGATTTCTCCTGCATTCAGTCTGGAATTCTTTCCCCCGCGCGATCTGGCCGGCCAAGAACGGCTGGTTCGCGCGGCCAAGCAGATGCTGGCCATCCAGCCGAAGTACGTCAGCGTGACGTTCGGCGCGGGCGGTTCCACGCGCGCCGGCACGGCGGATGCCGTGCGCACGCTGCGCAACCTGGGCTGCGACGCGGCGCCTCATCTGTCGTGCGTGGGCGCCACCCGCCAGGACCTGCGGGACATACTTCAGATTTACAAGAATGAAGGCGTGCGGCGCGTGGTGGCCCTGCGCGGCGACCTGCCTTCGGGCATGGGCGGCGACGCAGGCGAACTGCGCTATGCCAACGAGCTGGTGTCGTTCATCCGCGAGGAAACGGGCGACTGGTTCCACATCGAAGTGGCGGCCTACCCCGAAATGCACCCCCAGGCGTCCAGCCCGTCGGCCGACCTGGACCATTTCGTGGCCAAGGTGAAAGCCGGCGCCGATGCAGCCATCACGCAGTACTTCTTCAACGCCGACGCCTACTTCGACTTTGTCGACCGGGCCCATGCCAAGGGCGTCAACGTGCCGATCGTGCCGGGCATCATGCCCATCACGAACCACACGCAGCTCCTGCGGTTCTCGGAGATGTGCGGCGCGGAAGTGCCGCGCTGGATCCGCCTGCGCCTGGCCGAGTTCGGCGACGACAAGGCCTCCATCCGCGCCTTCGGCGTGGATGTGGTGACGGAACTGTGCCAGACCCTGCTCGACAACGGTGCGCCGGGCCTGCATTTCTACACCTTGAACCACGCCGAAGCGCCGCTGGCGGTGTGGAAGGAACTGTCGCGGTAG
- a CDS encoding tripartite tricarboxylate transporter substrate-binding protein: MSLPFARAIKRAAWPMLALSCLAWSNAGAQGAYPNHPISLVVPFAAGGPTDVVARSLGASMAKTLGQSIIVENRTGAGGTLASQHVARAAPDGYTFLIHHNGMATAPALYRKLSFNPLTDFAYVGQVADVPMTLLGRKDLPADGMAGFIKYAKENGNKINLANAGLGAVSQLCGMLLQESLGVQFTTVPYAGTAPAMTALLGGQVDVLCDQTTQTIPQIKGERVKLYGVTTLDRIKALPDAPTLQEGGLKDFEVKVWHGVYAPKGTPPEAVAKFNAALRAALKDPVFTQKMAELGAEIVPEAKQTPEGLQTWLKSEVDKWGGIIRKAGVYAD; encoded by the coding sequence ATGTCCCTACCGTTCGCGCGCGCGATCAAGCGTGCAGCCTGGCCCATGCTGGCCCTGTCCTGCCTGGCCTGGAGCAACGCCGGCGCGCAGGGAGCCTATCCCAACCATCCCATTTCGCTGGTGGTGCCGTTCGCCGCGGGCGGCCCGACCGACGTGGTGGCCCGCAGCCTGGGCGCGTCCATGGCCAAGACGCTGGGGCAAAGCATCATCGTCGAAAACCGCACGGGCGCGGGCGGCACGCTGGCGTCCCAGCACGTGGCGCGCGCGGCGCCCGACGGCTACACCTTCCTGATCCACCACAATGGCATGGCGACCGCGCCGGCGCTCTACCGCAAGCTGTCGTTCAACCCGCTGACGGACTTCGCCTATGTCGGCCAGGTCGCGGACGTGCCCATGACCTTGCTCGGCCGCAAGGACCTGCCTGCCGACGGCATGGCGGGCTTCATCAAGTACGCCAAGGAAAACGGCAACAAGATCAACCTGGCGAACGCGGGGCTGGGCGCCGTTTCGCAGCTTTGCGGCATGCTGCTGCAGGAGTCGCTGGGCGTGCAGTTCACGACCGTGCCCTATGCGGGCACCGCACCCGCGATGACCGCGCTGCTGGGCGGCCAGGTGGACGTGCTGTGCGACCAGACCACGCAGACCATTCCCCAGATCAAGGGGGAACGCGTGAAGCTGTACGGCGTCACCACGCTGGACCGCATCAAGGCGCTGCCCGATGCGCCGACCTTGCAGGAAGGCGGCCTGAAGGACTTCGAGGTGAAGGTCTGGCATGGCGTGTATGCGCCCAAGGGCACCCCGCCCGAGGCCGTCGCCAAGTTCAACGCGGCGCTGCGCGCCGCGCTGAAAGACCCCGTCTTCACGCAGAAGATGGCCGAGCTGGGCGCCGAGATCGTGCCCGAAGCCAAGCAGACCCCCGAGGGCCTGCAGACCTGGCTGAAGTCCGAAGTGGACAAATGGGGCGGCATCATCCGCAAGGCCGGCGTATACGCGGACTGA
- a CDS encoding proteasome-type protease, translating into MTYCVAARLDSGLVFLSDSRTNAGVDQISVFRKMTVFERPGDRVMVLMTSGNLAVSQAVLNALARQQDDGGETIWNAPDMFEATRRIGAAVRDVYRSEAPALHEQGVDFNVNMIFGGQIGAERCRLFQIYSAGNFIEAGQECPYFQIGEAKYGKPILDRVLRPDTSLDEAAKCALISMDSTLRSNISVGLPLDLLVYDTNALRVTHFASIDEHNEYFRMIRGTWGERLRQVFAEIPDPLWTNPDAPGTLVPPTRVHQPLRVEPDNAPQASYPAPQVLAEDPGKDQPN; encoded by the coding sequence ATGACCTACTGCGTAGCAGCCCGCCTCGACTCCGGCCTGGTTTTCCTGTCCGACTCCCGCACCAATGCCGGCGTCGACCAGATCAGCGTCTTCCGCAAGATGACCGTCTTCGAACGTCCGGGCGACCGCGTGATGGTCCTGATGACCTCGGGCAACCTGGCGGTCAGCCAGGCCGTGCTGAACGCCCTGGCCCGCCAGCAGGACGACGGCGGCGAAACCATCTGGAACGCCCCCGACATGTTCGAGGCCACGCGCCGGATCGGCGCGGCGGTGCGCGACGTCTATCGCAGCGAAGCCCCCGCGCTGCATGAGCAGGGCGTGGACTTCAACGTCAACATGATCTTCGGCGGACAGATCGGCGCAGAGCGCTGCCGGCTGTTCCAGATCTATTCGGCGGGCAATTTCATCGAGGCCGGCCAGGAATGCCCGTACTTCCAGATCGGCGAAGCCAAGTACGGCAAGCCCATCCTGGACCGCGTGCTGCGTCCGGACACCTCGCTGGACGAGGCCGCCAAGTGCGCCCTGATTTCCATGGACTCCACGCTGCGCTCGAACATCTCGGTGGGCCTGCCGCTGGATCTGCTGGTCTATGACACCAACGCCCTGCGCGTCACGCACTTCGCCAGCATCGACGAACACAACGAGTACTTCCGCATGATCCGCGGGACCTGGGGCGAACGCCTGCGCCAGGTTTTCGCCGAGATCCCGGACCCGCTGTGGACCAATCCCGACGCTCCCGGCACGCTGGTGCCTCCCACCCGCGTGCATCAGCCATTGCGCGTGGAGCCCGACAACGCGCCCCAGGCCAGCTACCCGGCGCCGCAGGTGCTGGCCGAGGATCCGGGCAAGGATCAGCCGAACTAG
- a CDS encoding transglutaminase family protein produces the protein MKQIITHVTHYRYTAPVNYSIQTLRLTPRDDEHQRLLRWHIDAPGALEKQVDAYGNITHTLTLNHPHTDIELRVVGQVLVAPLTRGVLGSEDSRLPVHAYCVQTPLTQADDTIHAFVRGVLPNGLTTSDDILTLATAINDRVAYEPGTTDVTTAADQVLAMGHGVCQDHAHLFLACVRGLSVPARYVSGYLYTATEHAASHAWADVWLPDIGWTSVDITNRQFASDCHCRLAVGRDYDSAAPVRGVRTGGGEESMEVSVQVQAQPQQ, from the coding sequence ATGAAACAGATCATCACGCATGTCACGCATTACCGCTACACCGCGCCGGTCAACTACAGCATCCAGACCCTGCGCCTGACGCCGCGCGACGACGAGCACCAGCGCCTGCTGCGCTGGCATATCGACGCGCCCGGCGCGCTGGAAAAGCAGGTCGACGCCTATGGCAACATCACGCACACGCTGACGCTCAACCACCCCCACACCGACATTGAATTGCGCGTGGTCGGGCAAGTCCTGGTGGCGCCGCTGACGCGTGGCGTGCTGGGCAGCGAAGACAGCCGGCTGCCCGTGCATGCCTACTGCGTGCAGACTCCGCTGACGCAGGCGGACGACACCATCCATGCCTTCGTGCGCGGGGTGCTGCCCAACGGCCTGACCACGTCGGACGATATCCTGACCCTGGCCACCGCGATCAACGACCGCGTCGCCTACGAGCCCGGCACCACCGACGTGACCACGGCAGCCGACCAGGTGCTGGCCATGGGCCACGGCGTCTGCCAGGATCACGCCCATCTGTTCCTGGCCTGCGTACGGGGCCTGAGCGTGCCCGCGCGCTATGTCAGTGGCTACCTGTACACCGCCACCGAGCATGCGGCCAGCCATGCCTGGGCCGACGTCTGGCTGCCCGACATCGGCTGGACCAGCGTGGACATCACCAATCGCCAGTTCGCCTCTGACTGCCACTGCCGGCTGGCGGTGGGGCGGGACTATGACTCCGCCGCGCCGGTGCGCGGCGTGCGCACCGGCGGCGGCGAGGAATCCATGGAGGTCAGCGTGCAAGTCCAGGCCCAGCCGCAGCAGTAA
- a CDS encoding alpha-E domain-containing protein codes for MLSRTADNLFWMCRYTERAENTARMLDVNLQMSLLPQDAQMREGSWLGVLRISELQGLYQSKYASISPSDVLEYMVRDPENPSSIYSCMRAARENARAVRGSLTTEVWETYNTTWLELLKHLHTGLLERNPGEFFEWVKFRSHLARGVTIGTMLEDEALYFLRIGMHLERADSTARMLDVKFHERGGNGAQEGRAEPIGSAALQSEFYRWSALLSSVSGLEIYRKVYRDVITPDRVAELLILHGDMPRSLLASMRAVADDLARVSNQRSTETERRAGMLCAELQYGRVEDILDSGLHQYLDHFLDRINDLGNRISQDFLVPLSA; via the coding sequence ATGCTGAGCCGAACCGCCGACAACCTGTTCTGGATGTGCCGCTACACCGAACGCGCCGAGAACACGGCCCGCATGCTGGACGTGAACCTGCAGATGTCGCTGCTGCCCCAGGACGCGCAGATGCGCGAGGGCTCCTGGCTGGGCGTGCTGCGCATCTCCGAACTGCAGGGCCTGTATCAGAGCAAGTACGCGTCCATCTCGCCCAGCGACGTGCTGGAGTACATGGTCCGCGATCCCGAGAACCCCTCGTCGATCTATTCCTGCATGCGTGCAGCCCGCGAGAACGCGCGCGCCGTGCGCGGCAGTCTCACGACCGAAGTCTGGGAAACCTACAACACCACCTGGCTGGAGCTGCTCAAGCATTTGCATACCGGCCTCCTGGAGCGCAATCCGGGCGAGTTCTTCGAATGGGTGAAGTTCCGCTCGCATCTGGCGCGCGGCGTCACCATCGGCACCATGCTGGAGGACGAGGCGCTGTATTTCCTGCGCATCGGCATGCATCTGGAACGCGCCGACAGCACCGCCCGCATGCTGGACGTGAAGTTCCACGAACGCGGGGGCAACGGCGCGCAGGAAGGCCGCGCCGAACCGATCGGCTCCGCCGCGCTGCAAAGCGAGTTCTACCGCTGGTCGGCCTTGCTCAGCTCCGTGTCCGGACTGGAGATCTACCGCAAGGTGTACCGCGACGTGATCACGCCCGACCGGGTGGCGGAACTGCTGATCCTGCACGGCGACATGCCGCGTTCGCTGCTGGCCTCGATGCGGGCGGTGGCCGACGACCTGGCGCGCGTCTCGAACCAGCGCTCGACCGAAACCGAACGGCGCGCCGGCATGCTGTGCGCCGAACTGCAGTACGGCCGCGTCGAGGACATCCTGGATAGCGGGCTGCACCAGTACCTGGACCATTTCCTGGACCGCATCAACGACCTGGGCAACCGGATCAGCCAGGACTTCCTGGTGCCGCTGTCGGCATAA
- a CDS encoding circularly permuted type 2 ATP-grasp protein → MKDRPSRPSAYDEMRHGASGVRSHYQAFERWHNEQSAEAMAVRRLEADLSFRRVGITFSVAGDAAGTERLIPFDLIPRIIPADEWRHLEAGLKQRVRALNMFIRDIYHGHDIVRAGIVPAEQVFLNSQYRPEMQDVAVAEDIYCHIAGVDIVRAGAGEFYVLEDNLRVPSGVSYMLENRKMSMRLMPDAFSRIKVEPVAHYPDLLLDNLREVAPHGGDDPTVVVLTPGMYNSAYFEHAFLAQQMGVELVEGQDLFVEQNTVYMRTTQGPRKVDVIYRRLDDDFLDPLSFRADSALGVPGLLSVYRAGRVTLANAIGTGIADDKSTYLYVPDMIRFYLSEEPILSNVPTWRCGRPEELSHVLAHMQDLVVKEVHGAGGYGMLVGPSASRAEVEAFKDRVRANPANYIAQPTLALSTIPTYVESGVAPRHVDLRPYVLCGKDIRTVPGGLCRVALTEGSLVVNSSQGGGTKDTWVLED, encoded by the coding sequence ATGAAGGACAGACCATCCCGTCCATCCGCCTATGACGAAATGCGCCACGGCGCGAGCGGCGTACGCTCCCACTACCAGGCCTTCGAGCGCTGGCACAATGAGCAGTCGGCCGAGGCCATGGCCGTGCGCCGGCTGGAAGCGGACCTGAGTTTTCGCCGGGTGGGGATCACCTTCTCGGTCGCGGGCGATGCCGCCGGGACCGAGCGCCTCATCCCCTTCGACCTGATCCCCCGGATCATCCCCGCCGACGAATGGCGGCACCTGGAAGCCGGCCTGAAACAGCGCGTGCGCGCGCTGAACATGTTCATCCGCGACATCTACCACGGCCACGACATCGTGCGCGCCGGCATCGTCCCGGCCGAACAGGTGTTCCTGAATTCCCAGTACCGCCCCGAAATGCAGGACGTCGCGGTGGCCGAGGACATCTACTGCCACATCGCGGGCGTGGACATCGTGCGGGCGGGCGCTGGCGAGTTCTACGTGCTGGAAGACAACCTGCGCGTGCCTTCGGGCGTGTCCTACATGCTGGAGAACCGCAAGATGTCGATGCGGCTCATGCCCGATGCATTCAGCCGCATCAAGGTCGAACCGGTGGCGCACTACCCCGACCTGTTGCTGGACAACCTGCGCGAAGTCGCGCCGCACGGCGGGGACGACCCCACCGTGGTCGTGCTGACGCCGGGCATGTACAACTCGGCCTACTTCGAGCACGCCTTCCTGGCCCAGCAGATGGGCGTGGAACTGGTGGAAGGCCAGGATCTGTTCGTGGAGCAGAACACCGTCTACATGCGCACCACCCAAGGGCCGCGCAAGGTGGACGTGATCTACCGGCGCCTGGACGACGACTTCCTGGATCCGCTGTCGTTCCGCGCCGATTCGGCGCTGGGCGTGCCCGGGCTGCTGTCGGTATACCGCGCCGGCCGCGTCACGCTCGCCAACGCCATCGGCACCGGCATCGCCGACGACAAGTCCACTTATCTGTACGTGCCGGACATGATCCGGTTCTACCTCAGCGAGGAGCCCATCCTGTCGAACGTGCCGACCTGGCGCTGCGGCCGGCCCGAAGAGCTGTCCCATGTGCTGGCCCACATGCAGGACCTGGTGGTCAAGGAAGTCCATGGCGCCGGCGGCTACGGCATGCTGGTGGGGCCTTCGGCCTCGCGCGCGGAGGTCGAGGCGTTCAAGGATCGCGTGCGCGCCAATCCCGCCAACTACATCGCGCAGCCCACGCTGGCGCTGTCCACCATTCCCACCTATGTGGAATCGGGCGTGGCGCCACGCCACGTGGACCTGCGCCCCTACGTACTGTGCGGCAAGGACATCCGCACCGTGCCTGGCGGCCTGTGCCGCGTGGCGTTGACCGAGGGCTCGCTGGTGGTCAACAGCAGCCAGGGCGGCGGCACCAAGGACACCTGGGTACTGGAGGACTGA
- a CDS encoding 5-formyltetrahydrofolate cyclo-ligase, with translation MTTQNTPEDTAVQHRTRLRQLRAGLPEDQRSRGGLLMRARLFTWLNVARDQAVRAGNPAPTTVAAFWPMADEPDLRPLLTQWTEGGMTVALPVMRERNAPLAFLPWTPDAELRAGPYGIQEPVAGPELLPDVVLVPTLGYTEQGDRLGYGGGYYDRTLAALRERGHPFIAIGIAWSCGELDADYVPAAHDVRLDAVLTQDGWVPQAPLEQGGTGGTTLHTYRMN, from the coding sequence ATGACTACGCAAAATACTCCAGAGGATACCGCAGTCCAGCACCGCACGCGATTGCGGCAACTGCGCGCCGGATTGCCGGAAGACCAGCGCAGCCGGGGCGGTTTACTGATGCGCGCCCGGCTGTTCACCTGGCTGAACGTGGCGCGCGACCAGGCCGTGCGTGCCGGTAATCCGGCCCCCACCACCGTCGCCGCTTTCTGGCCCATGGCCGACGAGCCCGACCTGCGGCCCTTGCTGACGCAATGGACCGAGGGCGGCATGACGGTCGCCTTGCCGGTGATGCGCGAGCGCAACGCCCCCCTGGCGTTCCTGCCCTGGACGCCCGATGCCGAACTGCGCGCGGGCCCGTATGGCATTCAGGAACCCGTCGCCGGCCCCGAATTGCTGCCCGACGTAGTCCTGGTGCCCACCCTGGGCTACACGGAACAGGGCGACCGCCTGGGCTACGGCGGCGGCTATTACGACCGCACCCTGGCTGCCCTGCGCGAACGGGGCCACCCGTTCATCGCGATTGGAATCGCCTGGAGCTGCGGCGAACTGGATGCCGACTACGTCCCCGCCGCGCACGACGTCCGGCTGGACGCGGTGCTGACCCAGGACGGCTGGGTGCCGCAGGCACCCCTGGAGCAAGGCGGCACGGGCGGAACCACGCTGCACACCTACCGGATGAACTGA
- a CDS encoding lytic transglycosylase domain-containing protein, giving the protein MTQTLQPRRYQKSLRQAVSAAATTPDVRSGLRRWLPLVALFTAACAPVDAQQRSAAVNPQPQPAIQAAQPVIAVPPAVLAGLPPTSDTPALAAVVAAREAMNRKQWSVLGALVPQAKGNPLGMYPEYWLLRYQLWTPPATGRPTADLQKFIGSNGDAYLADRLRGDWLLAAARSGDFETVRKLAPVKNTNAQIECAILDGKHMTGQRATAAQAMAVFAPGGACWALYDQLVADRILGWEQLEPQLRDAIEANKTTDARKFVQYMFEPRDQKTYDVLMKDPMKWLTRQDRLPVGRNEKELVTIALARLARSDVGVADSYLRREWAKSMAKSNLAWVRGQYALVAALNLDSRANDWYREAGHIRMTDYNSGWKVRAALRQPKIDWKWVIESIDEMPAVQQAETSWVYWKARGQAALGNKEQAAAAYASIADRFDFYGQLAAEELGRRINVPPRPAPISDREIAEARANPGLQRAVLLFRLGWRAEAVPEWNYTLRGMSDRQLMAAAELARAENIYDRVVNTSDRTEKEFDFSQRFIAPFEGRVTAKANAIALDPAWVYGLIRQESRFIMDARSHVGASGLMQLMPATAKWVAGKIGMSNFTPDSVNDFDTNTELGTNYLNIVLRDLNGSQMLASAGYNAGPRRPHNWRSTFTHPVEGAIFAETIPFNETRTYVKNVMSNAVYYAAMFSGQPQSLKERLGNVVPLGAESTSVP; this is encoded by the coding sequence ATGACACAGACCTTGCAACCCCGACGGTATCAGAAATCCCTGCGGCAGGCCGTAAGCGCCGCCGCCACCACGCCCGATGTTCGCTCCGGCCTGCGCCGATGGCTGCCCCTGGTGGCGCTGTTCACCGCCGCCTGTGCGCCGGTGGATGCGCAGCAGCGCAGCGCCGCCGTCAATCCGCAGCCCCAACCCGCCATACAGGCGGCGCAGCCTGTCATTGCCGTGCCCCCGGCCGTGCTGGCAGGCCTGCCGCCCACCTCGGATACGCCGGCGCTGGCCGCCGTGGTCGCCGCGCGCGAGGCCATGAACCGCAAGCAATGGTCCGTCCTGGGCGCGCTCGTCCCGCAAGCCAAGGGCAACCCGCTGGGCATGTACCCCGAATACTGGCTCCTGCGCTATCAGCTCTGGACTCCGCCCGCCACCGGCCGGCCCACCGCCGACCTGCAAAAATTCATTGGCAGCAACGGCGACGCCTACCTGGCCGACCGCCTGCGCGGCGACTGGCTGCTGGCGGCCGCCCGCAGCGGCGACTTCGAAACCGTGCGCAAGCTTGCGCCGGTGAAGAACACCAATGCGCAGATCGAATGCGCCATTCTGGACGGCAAGCACATGACCGGCCAGCGCGCCACCGCGGCGCAGGCCATGGCCGTGTTCGCGCCGGGCGGGGCCTGCTGGGCGCTGTACGACCAATTGGTGGCGGATCGCATCCTGGGCTGGGAACAGCTGGAACCCCAGTTGCGCGACGCCATCGAGGCCAACAAGACGACGGACGCGCGCAAGTTCGTGCAGTACATGTTCGAGCCGCGCGACCAGAAGACCTACGACGTCCTCATGAAGGACCCCATGAAGTGGTTGACGCGCCAGGACCGTCTGCCCGTGGGCCGCAACGAGAAAGAACTCGTCACCATCGCGCTTGCGCGCCTGGCGCGTTCGGACGTCGGCGTCGCCGATTCCTACCTGCGCCGCGAGTGGGCCAAGTCCATGGCCAAGTCGAATCTCGCCTGGGTGCGCGGGCAGTACGCGCTGGTCGCCGCGCTCAACCTGGATAGCCGGGCCAACGACTGGTACCGCGAGGCCGGCCATATCCGCATGACGGACTACAACTCCGGCTGGAAGGTGCGCGCTGCGCTGCGCCAACCCAAGATCGACTGGAAGTGGGTCATCGAATCCATCGACGAAATGCCGGCCGTGCAGCAGGCCGAGACGTCGTGGGTGTACTGGAAGGCCCGCGGCCAGGCCGCGCTTGGCAACAAGGAACAGGCCGCCGCCGCCTACGCCAGCATTGCGGACCGCTTCGACTTCTACGGCCAGCTGGCCGCCGAGGAACTGGGCCGCCGTATCAACGTGCCGCCGCGTCCCGCGCCCATCAGCGATCGCGAGATCGCCGAGGCGCGCGCCAATCCCGGCCTGCAGCGCGCGGTGCTGCTCTTTCGCCTGGGCTGGCGCGCCGAAGCCGTGCCCGAATGGAATTACACCCTGCGCGGCATGAGCGACCGCCAGCTGATGGCCGCCGCCGAACTGGCCCGCGCCGAGAACATCTACGACCGCGTGGTCAACACCTCCGACCGCACCGAGAAAGAGTTCGACTTCAGCCAGCGCTTCATCGCGCCCTTCGAAGGCCGCGTCACGGCCAAGGCCAACGCCATCGCGCTGGATCCGGCGTGGGTCTATGGCCTGATCCGGCAGGAATCCCGCTTCATCATGGACGCGCGTTCGCATGTGGGCGCCTCGGGCCTGATGCAGCTGATGCCGGCCACGGCCAAGTGGGTCGCGGGCAAGATCGGCATGAGCAATTTCACGCCCGACAGCGTCAACGACTTCGACACCAACACCGAGCTGGGCACCAACTACCTGAATATCGTGCTGCGCGACCTGAACGGATCGCAGATGCTGGCCAGCGCGGGCTACAACGCCGGTCCGCGCCGTCCCCACAACTGGCGCTCGACCTTCACGCACCCCGTGGAAGGCGCGATCTTCGCCGAGACCATCCCGTTCAACGAAACGCGCACGTACGTGAAGAACGTGATGTCCAACGCCGTGTATTACGCGGCGATGTTCAGCGGTCAGCCCCAATCGCTGAAAGAGCGCCTGGGCAACGTCGTGCCCTTGGGCGCGGAAAGCACGTCCGTCCCATGA
- a CDS encoding CCA tRNA nucleotidyltransferase (catalyzes the addition and repair of the 3'-terminal CCA sequence in tRNA; these proteins belong to the CCA-adding enzyme subfamily 2 which does not have phosphohydrolase activity), whose protein sequence is MTRDPATDGLQVYIVGGAVRDALLGLAPGDHDWVVVGATPEDMARRGFIPVGGDFPVFLHPRTKEEYALARTERKSGRGYKGFTFYTGADVTLEEDLRRRDLTVNAIAQRQDGELVDPLDGAADLRTRVFRHVGDAFEEDPVRILRLGRFAARFRDFTVAPETMALCRRMVEAGEADALVAERVWKELSRGLMADAPSRMLGVLQASGALARVMPELQGVDEVGVDLDRAAAAGLSLAGRYALMCRLTPEREAMGRRLRVPTECNDYARLLPEMLAGLDGAQEDGDAADAQLTLMERADALRKPERFFDLLDTVAVLRPVDKPAWQARVAAVRGVDAGAIAKACAGDPARIKESVRQARLERLRAG, encoded by the coding sequence ATGACGCGGGATCCGGCCACCGACGGCCTGCAGGTCTACATTGTTGGCGGCGCGGTGCGCGATGCGCTGCTTGGCCTGGCGCCGGGCGACCACGACTGGGTCGTCGTGGGCGCCACGCCGGAAGACATGGCGCGCCGCGGCTTCATCCCGGTCGGCGGCGATTTCCCCGTCTTCCTGCATCCCCGCACCAAAGAGGAATACGCCCTGGCGCGCACCGAGCGCAAGTCGGGGCGCGGCTACAAGGGTTTCACCTTCTACACCGGCGCGGATGTCACGCTGGAAGAAGACCTGCGCCGACGCGACCTGACCGTCAACGCCATCGCGCAAAGGCAGGACGGGGAACTGGTCGATCCGCTCGATGGCGCGGCCGACCTGCGCACCCGGGTATTTCGTCATGTGGGCGACGCATTCGAAGAAGATCCTGTGCGCATTCTGCGGCTGGGCCGGTTCGCCGCGCGCTTTCGCGATTTCACCGTGGCGCCCGAGACCATGGCCTTGTGCCGCCGCATGGTCGAGGCCGGCGAGGCCGACGCGCTGGTGGCCGAACGGGTCTGGAAGGAACTGTCGCGCGGCCTGATGGCCGATGCGCCGTCGCGCATGCTGGGCGTGCTGCAGGCCTCGGGCGCGCTGGCCCGCGTGATGCCCGAATTGCAGGGCGTGGACGAAGTCGGCGTGGATCTCGACCGGGCCGCCGCGGCGGGGCTGTCGCTGGCGGGGCGCTACGCGCTGATGTGCCGCCTGACGCCGGAGCGCGAGGCCATGGGCCGCCGCTTGCGCGTGCCCACCGAATGCAATGACTATGCGCGCCTGTTGCCGGAGATGCTGGCCGGCCTGGACGGCGCGCAAGAGGATGGCGATGCCGCCGACGCGCAACTCACGCTGATGGAACGCGCCGACGCCTTGCGCAAGCCCGAGCGCTTCTTCGATCTGCTGGACACGGTTGCGGTATTGCGGCCGGTGGACAAGCCGGCGTGGCAGGCCCGGGTGGCCGCCGTGCGCGGCGTGGATGCAGGGGCCATCGCCAAAGCCTGCGCGGGCGATCCGGCCCGCATCAAGGAAAGCGTGCGCCAGGCGCGGCTGGAACGCCTGCGGGCGGGCTGA